Proteins from one Algiphilus sp. genomic window:
- a CDS encoding GDYXXLXY domain-containing protein, with amino-acid sequence MKAALPLVALLAVFAAQWALPVGQIVRLQGVIEHGTPYRFRTAPVDPADPFRGRYVALRFAADRIAVPENADYDPDRRYYAPIAVADDGFAQLRRPLPAPPAHGDWLPVTVSARLDAGHVRVALPLDRFYLEEGLAPRAEALLRDAPETRAVWADVRVRDGRAVIAALVVDGEPVRRWLARRSEQ; translated from the coding sequence ATGAAGGCCGCTCTGCCGCTGGTCGCGCTGCTGGCGGTGTTCGCCGCGCAGTGGGCGCTGCCGGTCGGGCAGATCGTGCGCCTGCAGGGCGTCATCGAGCACGGCACGCCGTACCGCTTCCGCACCGCGCCGGTCGATCCGGCCGACCCGTTCCGCGGCCGCTACGTCGCGCTGCGCTTCGCCGCCGACCGGATCGCCGTTCCCGAGAACGCGGACTACGACCCGGACCGGCGCTACTACGCGCCCATCGCGGTTGCCGACGACGGCTTCGCGCAGCTGCGGCGTCCGCTTCCGGCGCCACCCGCGCATGGCGACTGGCTGCCGGTCACGGTGTCGGCGCGCCTCGATGCCGGGCACGTGCGCGTGGCGCTGCCCCTGGACCGCTTCTATCTCGAGGAGGGGCTGGCGCCGCGTGCCGAGGCGCTGCTGCGCGACGCGCCGGAGACGCGGGCGGTCTGGGCGGACGTGCGCGTGCGCGACGGTCGTGCGGTGATCGCCGCGCTGGTGGTCGACGGCGAGCCCGTCCGGCGCTGGCTGGCGCGTCGTTCAGAGCAGTAG
- a CDS encoding DUF2157 domain-containing protein, translating to MKRHARWLIGELPELVRRGVLDAAAAQRLQAHYAAGAADGGATTRALLAVAGALLMGFGAVLLLAHNWERFALPLRVAIAFAPLAIGQAACLWAVTGARGDRVWREAAAGFTALAFAAALALIGRIFHLAGDLDRFLLVCALAVLPLAHLLRALTAACLSALALAAWVLAAGGAPPPLAVLAAFAALLPVAPLLADGRGAPLPGLFVMVWAVLATGAVAVTLGTDSDGAAPVLWLSQIAGVLWLLHLVRPGDPVLRHLRRLGFVTLAALALIATFSEFWDDRADWPIDTAHPVQVVVLLAASGAALLALVALALRRGERLRLAPIAPVVAVWTTMLVAFAGAALAVAVLVANLFVLGAGMVLLREGVRGNDLRRAHAGLAVIAVLTLMRFLDGEWSFSARGVAFLAVGVAFLAASAWLRRRVPS from the coding sequence GTGAAGCGCCATGCGCGCTGGCTGATCGGCGAGTTGCCGGAGCTCGTGCGCCGCGGCGTGCTGGACGCGGCCGCGGCGCAGCGCCTGCAGGCGCACTATGCCGCCGGCGCGGCGGACGGCGGCGCCACCACGCGCGCGCTGCTGGCCGTCGCCGGGGCGCTGCTGATGGGCTTCGGCGCCGTCCTGCTGCTGGCGCACAACTGGGAACGCTTCGCGCTGCCGCTGCGCGTGGCGATCGCCTTCGCGCCGCTCGCAATCGGCCAGGCGGCGTGCCTGTGGGCCGTTACCGGCGCGCGCGGCGACCGGGTCTGGCGCGAGGCCGCGGCCGGTTTCACGGCGCTGGCGTTCGCGGCGGCGCTGGCGCTGATCGGGCGCATCTTCCACCTCGCCGGCGATCTCGACCGCTTCCTGCTGGTGTGCGCGCTGGCGGTGCTGCCGCTGGCCCATCTGCTGCGGGCGCTGACCGCGGCGTGCCTGAGCGCGCTGGCGCTGGCGGCCTGGGTGCTGGCCGCGGGCGGTGCGCCGCCGCCGCTGGCGGTGCTGGCGGCATTCGCCGCGCTGCTGCCGGTCGCGCCGCTGCTCGCCGATGGTCGCGGCGCCCCGCTGCCGGGGCTGTTCGTGATGGTCTGGGCGGTGCTGGCGACCGGTGCCGTGGCCGTGACCCTCGGCACCGACAGCGACGGTGCGGCGCCGGTGCTGTGGCTGTCGCAGATCGCTGGCGTGCTCTGGCTGCTGCACCTCGTGCGTCCCGGCGATCCCGTGCTGCGGCATCTGCGTCGCCTCGGCTTCGTCACGCTGGCGGCGCTGGCGCTGATCGCGACCTTCTCCGAATTCTGGGACGACCGCGCGGACTGGCCCATCGACACCGCTCATCCGGTGCAGGTCGTGGTGCTGCTGGCGGCAAGCGGTGCCGCGCTGCTCGCACTCGTCGCGCTGGCGCTGCGGCGGGGCGAGCGACTCCGGCTGGCGCCGATCGCGCCGGTGGTCGCGGTCTGGACCACCATGCTGGTGGCCTTCGCAGGCGCCGCGCTCGCGGTGGCGGTGCTGGTGGCCAATCTGTTCGTGCTCGGCGCCGGCATGGTGCTGCTGCGCGAAGGCGTGCGCGGCAACGATCTGCGACGCGCCCACGCCGGCCTCGCGGTGATCGCGGTGCTGACGCTGATGCGCTTCCTGGATGGGGAGTGGTCGTTCAGCGCGCGCGGGGTGGCCTTCCTCGCGGTCGGCGTGGCCTTCCTCGCCGCCAGCGCCTGGCTGCGGCGCCGGGTGCCATCATGA
- a CDS encoding cytochrome P450, which produces MTQSAREEALYPPPPGAATDMHRALRHLPGSRGWPVFGHSLDFLRDPLTFTQRQHARFGPVSRVNFLFRDRACLLSADANELVLRDRDGTFSAHHGWTPILGDLFPMGLMLRDGRDHKQHRRLMQPAFKGEALAGYLRRMQPHIETAVAAWGQQPDLRFYPAVKRLTLGIAADCFLGLELQSEIDRVNEAFTDVVEASSATVRVPVIGRLYARGLRGRAYLERFIRERIAVRRAGDGDDLFSHLCRATDEDGRSYSDEDIVNHVIFLMMAAHDTTTSALTTIVYALAAHPEWQARLRDDAERIGSDTLAHDALDEAALTGMVLREALRLYPPLTTIVRQATRDFSLHGYDLPAGTSVSVFPIFTQRDPAWWTDPERFDPERFDAERAEHRRHPFAWVPFGGGAHMCLGLHFAEMQVKAVMHVMARQLEWRVAPDYTMPYQLAPIAKPRDGLPLRVRNR; this is translated from the coding sequence ATGACGCAGAGCGCGCGCGAAGAAGCCCTGTACCCACCGCCCCCCGGGGCCGCGACCGACATGCACCGGGCACTGCGCCACCTGCCGGGCAGCAGGGGATGGCCGGTGTTCGGGCACAGCCTCGACTTCCTGCGCGATCCGCTCACCTTCACGCAGCGGCAGCACGCGCGCTTCGGGCCGGTATCGCGGGTCAACTTCCTGTTCCGCGACCGCGCCTGCCTGCTCAGCGCCGACGCCAACGAGCTGGTGCTGCGCGACCGCGACGGCACCTTCTCGGCACATCACGGCTGGACGCCGATCCTGGGCGATCTGTTCCCGATGGGGCTGATGCTGCGCGACGGGCGCGACCACAAGCAGCATCGCCGCCTGATGCAGCCGGCCTTCAAGGGCGAGGCGCTGGCCGGCTATCTGCGCCGCATGCAGCCGCATATCGAGACCGCCGTCGCCGCCTGGGGGCAGCAGCCCGATCTGCGCTTCTATCCGGCGGTCAAGCGCCTGACACTGGGCATAGCCGCCGACTGCTTCCTCGGCCTGGAACTGCAGTCGGAGATCGACCGCGTCAACGAGGCCTTCACCGACGTCGTGGAGGCATCGTCGGCGACCGTGCGCGTACCCGTCATCGGGCGGCTCTACGCGCGCGGGCTGCGCGGCCGGGCCTACCTGGAACGCTTCATCCGCGAGCGCATCGCCGTGCGGCGCGCGGGCGACGGCGACGACCTGTTCTCGCACCTCTGCCGGGCCACCGACGAGGACGGGCGCAGCTACAGCGACGAGGACATCGTCAACCACGTCATCTTCCTGATGATGGCGGCGCACGACACCACCACCAGCGCGCTCACCACCATCGTCTACGCGCTCGCCGCGCACCCCGAATGGCAGGCGCGCCTGCGCGACGACGCAGAGCGCATCGGCAGCGACACGCTGGCGCACGACGCGCTCGACGAAGCCGCGCTGACCGGCATGGTGCTGCGCGAAGCGCTGCGCCTGTATCCGCCGCTGACCACCATCGTGCGGCAGGCGACGCGCGACTTCTCGCTGCACGGATACGACCTGCCGGCGGGCACCTCGGTATCGGTCTTCCCCATCTTCACGCAGCGCGACCCGGCGTGGTGGACCGACCCCGAACGCTTCGACCCGGAGCGCTTCGATGCCGAGCGCGCCGAGCACCGTCGGCATCCCTTTGCCTGGGTGCCCTTCGGCGGCGGCGCGCACATGTGCCTGGGCCTGCACTTCGCGGAGATGCAGGTGAAGGCGGTCATGCACGTCATGGCGCGGCAGCTCGAATGGCGCGTGGCGCCGGACTACACCATGCCGTACCAGCTGGCCCCGATCGCCAAGCCGCGGGATGGCCTCCCGCTGCGCGTGCGCAACCGCTAG
- a CDS encoding DUF2914 domain-containing protein, with translation MPFRAPWRRRDAAGRLTRALLRHRHRLLPAISFVAGWASYVLVERSAAMAQAIAAMVLAGWLWILAEGALGSLLTRMSRGRLSPALLRMVTQSLHQETLFFALPFVWAATVWQSSQPVFAVLVALAAAATTVDRVYLDRICARPTLALAFQGFCAFVAALVVVPVALQRDTGSALGLAAGLMLLCLLPMVLRRLVTTPLRRLPRAALLLTAALTAGWTARGTVPPVGLETQSLRATQTLSMPRTPGAAIDHLDTAALRAEGLYTFAAVRAPLGLRQDLVFEWRHEGVLVERIATEIRGGREAGYRTWSRKQHFPADSAGEWRIALRTAAGQMLGETRVRVTPDGTVTASAGAAHR, from the coding sequence ATGCCGTTCCGCGCCCCCTGGCGGCGGCGCGACGCTGCCGGCCGCCTGACGCGCGCGCTGCTGCGCCATCGCCACCGCCTGCTGCCCGCGATCAGCTTCGTCGCCGGCTGGGCCAGCTACGTGCTGGTGGAGCGCAGTGCCGCAATGGCGCAGGCGATCGCGGCGATGGTGCTCGCGGGCTGGCTGTGGATCCTGGCCGAGGGCGCCCTGGGCAGCCTGCTCACGCGCATGAGCCGCGGACGCCTGTCGCCGGCGCTGCTGCGCATGGTGACCCAGTCGCTCCACCAGGAAACGCTGTTCTTCGCGCTGCCCTTCGTGTGGGCGGCCACGGTATGGCAGAGCAGCCAGCCGGTGTTCGCGGTGCTGGTGGCGCTGGCGGCGGCCGCGACCACGGTCGACCGCGTCTACCTCGACCGCATCTGCGCCCGCCCGACGCTGGCGTTGGCCTTCCAGGGCTTCTGCGCCTTCGTGGCGGCACTGGTGGTGGTGCCGGTGGCGCTGCAGCGCGACACCGGTAGCGCGCTCGGCCTGGCGGCCGGCCTCATGCTGCTCTGCCTGCTGCCCATGGTGCTGCGCCGTCTCGTCACGACACCGCTGCGGCGCCTGCCGCGCGCCGCCCTGCTGCTCACGGCCGCCCTGACCGCGGGCTGGACGGCGCGCGGCACCGTGCCGCCGGTCGGTCTCGAGACGCAGTCCCTGCGCGCCACCCAGACGCTGAGCATGCCGCGCACACCGGGCGCCGCGATCGACCACCTCGACACCGCGGCGCTGCGCGCCGAGGGGCTGTACACCTTCGCAGCGGTGCGTGCGCCGCTGGGCCTGCGCCAGGATCTGGTTTTCGAGTGGCGGCACGAGGGAGTGCTGGTCGAGCGCATCGCCACCGAGATCCGCGGCGGGCGCGAGGCGGGCTACCGCACCTGGTCGCGCAAGCAGCACTTCCCCGCGGACAGCGCCGGGGAGTGGCGCATCGCGCTGCGCACCGCGGCCGGACAGATGCTCGGCGAGACCCGCGTGCGCGTGACGCCGGACGGCACCGTCACCGCATCAGCCGGCGCGGCGCACCGATAG
- a CDS encoding DMT family transporter, with translation MESATTRADSVARRTHVHGLVLAIVGAVFFSAKAILAKLLYREGIDAVTLVALRMLLSVPFFALVAAWTWIPRPRPSVADAGRIALLGLLGYYASSMLDFIGLQYITAGLERLILFLTPTVVLLLGMLFLGRRVNGLQWLSMGFAYAGIVLVFQHDLALGGDDVALGAGLVFAAACTYAVYLLLSGEIVARVGTLRLVSLAMIACCVASVVQYAVLRPLPGLFEQTAAVWGLSLLNATLCTVLPVFLIMFAIARIGAGVAAQAGMVGPVSTLFLAWWILDEPFSAVQIGGTALVLVGILLLSVRRAG, from the coding sequence ATGGAATCCGCCACCACCCGAGCCGACAGTGTCGCCCGGCGCACCCATGTGCACGGGCTGGTGCTCGCCATCGTCGGTGCCGTCTTCTTCTCGGCCAAGGCCATCCTCGCCAAGCTGCTCTACCGCGAGGGCATCGATGCGGTGACGCTGGTGGCGCTGCGCATGCTGCTCTCGGTGCCGTTCTTCGCGCTGGTGGCGGCCTGGACCTGGATACCGCGTCCGCGCCCCTCGGTCGCCGACGCCGGTCGCATCGCGTTGCTGGGGCTGCTGGGCTACTACGCCTCCAGCATGCTGGACTTCATCGGGCTGCAGTACATCACGGCCGGCCTGGAGCGGCTCATCCTGTTCCTGACGCCGACCGTCGTGCTGCTGCTCGGCATGCTCTTCCTGGGGCGGCGCGTGAACGGGCTTCAGTGGCTGTCGATGGGCTTCGCCTATGCCGGCATCGTGCTGGTCTTCCAGCACGACCTGGCACTGGGCGGCGACGATGTGGCGCTGGGCGCCGGGCTGGTCTTCGCCGCGGCCTGCACCTACGCGGTGTATCTCCTGCTGTCCGGCGAGATCGTGGCGCGCGTGGGCACCCTGCGGCTGGTCTCGCTGGCGATGATCGCGTGCTGCGTGGCCAGCGTGGTGCAGTACGCCGTGCTGCGTCCGCTGCCCGGGCTGTTCGAGCAGACCGCCGCGGTGTGGGGGCTGTCGCTGCTCAACGCGACCCTGTGCACGGTCCTGCCGGTGTTCCTGATCATGTTCGCGATCGCGCGCATCGGCGCCGGGGTCGCGGCGCAGGCCGGCATGGTCGGACCGGTGTCCACGCTGTTCCTGGCCTGGTGGATTCTCGACGAGCCGTTCAGCGCCGTGCAGATCGGCGGCACCGCGCTGGTGCTGGTGGGCATCCTGCTGCTATCGGTGCGCCGCGCCGGCTGA
- a CDS encoding DUF2946 family protein, whose protein sequence is MDDRMMRALARWPDVPALYGWLSLDRRGRWCIQGELITRPQIIDTIGRNYLADERGAWYFQNGPQRGYVTLAYAPLVLRVADDGTLHTHTDRPVRQPTAAFIDENGALLLRTEHGPALLDEHEADWLLAHLAPEHGTLDEAALEDALTRPDGAPSGLTLRLDDTALPVERLDRAAAPTRLGFVRDPRPEDA, encoded by the coding sequence ATGGACGACCGCATGATGCGCGCGCTGGCCCGCTGGCCCGACGTGCCGGCGCTGTACGGCTGGCTGTCGCTGGACCGGCGCGGACGCTGGTGCATCCAGGGCGAGCTCATCACGCGCCCGCAGATCATCGACACCATCGGCCGCAACTACCTCGCCGACGAGCGCGGCGCGTGGTACTTCCAGAACGGCCCGCAGCGCGGCTACGTGACGCTGGCCTATGCGCCGCTGGTGCTGCGCGTCGCCGACGACGGCACCCTGCACACGCATACCGACCGGCCGGTGCGACAACCGACGGCGGCCTTCATCGACGAGAACGGCGCGCTCCTGCTGCGCACCGAGCACGGACCGGCGCTGCTCGACGAGCACGAGGCGGACTGGCTGCTCGCGCACCTCGCTCCGGAGCACGGCACGCTCGACGAGGCGGCGCTGGAGGACGCGCTGACCCGGCCCGATGGCGCACCCAGCGGACTGACGCTGCGCCTGGACGATACCGCGCTGCCGGTGGAACGGCTGGACCGCGCCGCCGCGCCGACACGCCTCGGCTTCGTGCGCGATCCCCGACCGGAGGACGCGTAG
- a CDS encoding SDR family oxidoreductase, with translation MAQTIVITGAGRGIGLALARRWHERGDTVIAVGRGRPAALDALGVRVIEHIDVGRDADMPRLQAALGDTAIDVLFHNAGVMHDESLQHMGIDGIREQFEVNALGPLRVTTALLDRMGNGARIGLLTSRMGSIADNDSGGRYGYRMSKAALNAAGKSLALDLHARGIAVAILHPGFVRTDMTGHNGHIDPERAAEQLVARMDALDLASSGTFRHADGSVLPW, from the coding sequence ATGGCACAGACCATCGTCATCACGGGCGCCGGGCGCGGCATCGGCCTCGCCCTGGCGCGCCGCTGGCACGAGCGCGGTGACACCGTCATCGCGGTGGGTCGCGGTCGCCCGGCAGCGCTCGACGCACTCGGCGTGCGGGTGATCGAACACATCGACGTCGGCCGTGACGCCGATATGCCGCGCCTGCAGGCGGCACTGGGCGACACCGCCATCGATGTGCTGTTCCACAACGCCGGCGTCATGCACGACGAGTCGCTGCAGCACATGGGCATCGACGGCATCCGCGAGCAGTTCGAGGTCAATGCTCTCGGCCCGCTGCGCGTGACCACGGCGCTGCTCGACCGCATGGGGAACGGCGCCCGCATCGGACTGCTGACCTCGCGCATGGGCTCGATCGCCGACAACGACTCGGGCGGACGCTACGGCTATCGCATGAGCAAGGCCGCGCTCAATGCCGCCGGCAAGTCGCTGGCGCTGGATCTGCACGCCCGCGGCATCGCCGTCGCCATCCTCCACCCCGGCTTCGTGCGCACCGACATGACCGGCCACAACGGCCACATCGACCCCGAGCGGGCCGCCGAGCAGCTGGTCGCCCGCATGGACGCGCTGGATCTCGCGAGCAGCGGCACCTTCCGGCACGCCGACGGCAGCGTGCTGCCCTGGTAG
- a CDS encoding hemolysin III family protein, whose amino-acid sequence MDAPPPEREISRTLYTVGEEIAHSVTHGLGVLMSIVGLCVLVAFAALHGDAVHIVASAIFGGTLILLYTASTLYHSIPLPRTKSVLRVIDHVSIYLLIAGTYTPFTLVTLAGPWGWSLFATVWGLAAVGVGFKLFTTGRFERLSVAVYVAMGWCGMVAIGPLIEAMRPGGLWLLVAGGLAYTGGVVFYVMTRVPYHHAIWHLFVLAGSVLHYFAVLFYVIPRS is encoded by the coding sequence ATGGACGCCCCGCCGCCCGAGCGCGAGATATCGCGCACGCTGTACACCGTCGGCGAAGAGATCGCGCACAGCGTGACCCATGGACTCGGCGTGCTGATGTCGATCGTCGGGCTCTGCGTGCTGGTGGCCTTCGCTGCGCTGCACGGCGACGCCGTGCACATCGTGGCGAGCGCGATATTCGGCGGCACCCTGATCCTCCTGTACACCGCCAGCACGCTGTATCACAGCATTCCGCTGCCGCGGACGAAGTCGGTGCTGCGCGTCATCGACCACGTCTCCATCTATCTGCTCATTGCTGGCACCTACACCCCGTTCACGCTGGTGACGCTGGCCGGGCCGTGGGGCTGGTCCCTGTTCGCCACGGTGTGGGGGCTGGCAGCGGTCGGCGTCGGCTTCAAGCTGTTCACCACCGGGCGCTTCGAGCGGCTGTCGGTGGCTGTCTATGTGGCCATGGGGTGGTGCGGCATGGTGGCCATCGGGCCGCTCATCGAGGCGATGCGGCCCGGCGGGCTGTGGCTGCTGGTGGCGGGCGGGCTGGCCTACACCGGCGGCGTCGTCTTCTACGTGATGACGCGCGTGCCCTACCACCACGCCATCTGGCACCTGTTCGTGCTGGCCGGCAGCGTGCTGCACTACTTCGCGGTGCTGTTCTACGTCATTCCGCGCAGTTAG
- the pyrE gene encoding orotate phosphoribosyltransferase yields MKPYQTDFIRLALDAGVLRFGAFALKSGRTSPYFFNIGAIAGGAALARLADAYAAAFLDADLEAELLFGPAYKGIPLAATMATALAGRGRDLGFAYNRKEAKDHGEGGVLVGAEPRGKRVVIVDDVLTAGTALRQSVELLRAEGAEPVAAMIALDRQERGSGAASAVQEAEAELGLRVVPLVTVAEVMTHLAEAGVAPQALDDMRAYQRQYGTAAA; encoded by the coding sequence ATGAAGCCTTACCAGACCGACTTCATCCGTCTCGCGCTGGACGCCGGCGTGCTTCGCTTCGGCGCCTTCGCGCTCAAGTCCGGCCGCACCAGCCCGTACTTCTTCAACATCGGCGCCATCGCCGGTGGTGCCGCGCTGGCGCGGCTGGCCGATGCGTACGCGGCGGCCTTCCTGGACGCCGACCTGGAAGCGGAGCTGCTGTTCGGCCCCGCCTACAAGGGCATTCCGCTGGCCGCCACCATGGCGACGGCGCTGGCGGGGCGCGGTCGCGATCTCGGCTTCGCGTACAACCGGAAGGAAGCCAAGGACCACGGCGAGGGCGGCGTGCTGGTCGGTGCCGAGCCGCGCGGCAAGCGCGTGGTCATCGTCGACGACGTGCTCACCGCCGGCACCGCGCTGCGCCAGTCGGTCGAACTGCTGCGCGCCGAGGGTGCCGAGCCGGTGGCGGCCATGATCGCGCTCGACCGCCAGGAGCGCGGCAGCGGGGCGGCCTCGGCAGTGCAGGAGGCGGAGGCCGAGCTGGGGCTGCGCGTGGTGCCGCTGGTGACGGTCGCCGAGGTCATGACCCATCTCGCCGAGGCCGGCGTGGCGCCGCAGGCTCTCGACGACATGCGTGCCTACCAGCGGCAGTACGGCACCGCGGCCGCCTAG
- a CDS encoding exodeoxyribonuclease III, whose amino-acid sequence MRIVTLNCNGLRASARKGFFEWLPDSGADVVCLQETRITREQFDARPEFAPDGWHIALKPASKAGYSGVGLYMRQEPDSVIDALGDATFDDEGRYLEARYGNLSVVSLYLPSGTSGTERQDEKYRILDWFATILRQWKDAGREYIVCGDVNIAHREIDLKNWRGNRKNSGFLPEERAWLDGVFGDLGWVDAFRSLHPDAEGEAYTWWSQRGRARENNVGWRIDYQICTPGIAAQLQAMHVHTADNLSDHAPLVADYDHPLRSGA is encoded by the coding sequence TTGCGCATCGTCACCCTCAACTGCAACGGCCTGCGCGCCTCCGCGCGCAAGGGCTTCTTCGAGTGGCTGCCCGATTCCGGCGCCGACGTCGTCTGCCTGCAGGAGACGCGCATCACGCGCGAGCAGTTCGACGCCCGCCCCGAGTTCGCGCCGGACGGCTGGCACATCGCGCTCAAGCCGGCCAGCAAGGCAGGCTACAGCGGCGTCGGCCTGTACATGCGGCAGGAGCCGGACAGCGTGATCGACGCGCTCGGCGACGCCACCTTCGACGACGAGGGCCGCTACCTCGAGGCGCGCTACGGCAACCTGTCGGTGGTCAGCCTCTACCTGCCGTCCGGCACGTCGGGTACCGAGCGCCAGGACGAGAAGTACCGCATCCTCGACTGGTTCGCGACCATCCTGCGCCAGTGGAAGGACGCCGGCCGCGAGTACATCGTCTGCGGCGACGTCAACATCGCCCACCGCGAGATCGACCTCAAGAACTGGCGCGGCAACCGGAAGAACTCGGGCTTCCTGCCCGAGGAGCGCGCCTGGCTCGACGGGGTGTTCGGTGATCTGGGCTGGGTCGATGCCTTCCGCTCGCTGCACCCGGACGCCGAGGGCGAGGCCTACACCTGGTGGTCGCAGCGCGGGCGCGCGCGCGAGAACAACGTCGGATGGCGCATCGACTACCAGATCTGCACGCCGGGCATCGCCGCGCAACTGCAGGCGATGCACGTACACACCGCCGACAACCTGTCCGACCACGCGCCGCTGGTGGCCGACTACGATCACCCGCTGCGGAGCGGCGCTTGA
- a CDS encoding MFS transporter, translated as MALLGFSAGLPLLLVGGTFSAWLSDLGVTRTAIGFLSWVGLAHSFKVFWAPLVDRLPVPLLTRWLGRRRAWMLTAQIAIAGALLGMSLTDPADALGLVALWAVLAAFGSASQDIAIDAYRIEAVGDDLQGAMAATYVFGYRVALLAAGAGALHLASVGSWSLAYGGMAVLMLVGIVCTLVIREPDTPRGSDSAHIEARVVAFLERTRHTGWWRDLQAWFIGAVVCPFADFFARYRWHALMLLLLVGSFRISDIFMGVMANPFYLDLGFSKGEIANIAAAFGLAMTLSGAALGGLLVARFGIPRLLLLTALLAPITNLVFVWLAGLGPERYGLVAAIVADNLSGGMAIAVFIAFLSSLTSSGYTATQYALFSSLMTLPGQFLGGFSGALVDGIGYAGMFLCSAGLGVPAVLLAAWYWRFAVQRRVGTTDFRAADVTD; from the coding sequence ATGGCCCTGCTGGGGTTCTCGGCCGGCCTGCCGCTACTGCTGGTGGGCGGCACCTTCTCCGCCTGGCTGTCGGACCTGGGCGTCACGCGCACCGCCATCGGCTTCCTGTCGTGGGTCGGTCTTGCGCACAGCTTCAAGGTGTTCTGGGCGCCGCTGGTCGACCGTCTGCCCGTCCCGTTGCTGACACGCTGGCTGGGACGGCGCCGCGCCTGGATGCTGACCGCGCAGATCGCCATAGCCGGCGCCCTGCTCGGGATGAGCCTCACCGATCCCGCAGACGCGCTCGGCCTGGTGGCGCTGTGGGCGGTGCTGGCGGCATTCGGGTCGGCCTCGCAGGACATCGCCATCGACGCCTACCGCATCGAGGCGGTGGGCGACGATCTGCAGGGTGCGATGGCGGCGACCTATGTCTTCGGCTACCGGGTGGCGCTGCTCGCGGCCGGCGCCGGCGCGCTCCATCTGGCGTCGGTGGGAAGCTGGTCGCTGGCCTACGGCGGCATGGCGGTGCTGATGCTGGTGGGAATCGTCTGCACGCTGGTGATCCGCGAACCCGACACGCCGCGCGGAAGCGACAGCGCGCACATCGAGGCACGCGTGGTGGCCTTTCTGGAACGCACCCGCCACACCGGCTGGTGGCGTGACCTGCAGGCCTGGTTCATCGGCGCGGTGGTGTGCCCCTTCGCGGACTTCTTCGCGCGCTACCGCTGGCACGCGCTGATGCTGCTGCTGCTGGTGGGCAGCTTCCGCATCAGCGACATCTTCATGGGCGTGATGGCCAACCCCTTCTACCTCGACCTCGGCTTCTCCAAGGGCGAGATCGCCAACATCGCCGCCGCCTTCGGCCTGGCGATGACGCTGTCCGGCGCCGCCCTGGGCGGCCTGCTGGTGGCGCGCTTCGGCATTCCGCGCCTGCTGCTGCTGACCGCGCTGCTGGCGCCGATCACCAACCTGGTCTTCGTCTGGCTGGCCGGGCTTGGCCCCGAGCGCTACGGGCTGGTCGCGGCCATCGTCGCCGACAACCTCAGCGGCGGCATGGCCATCGCCGTATTCATCGCCTTCCTCTCATCGCTCACCAGCAGCGGCTACACGGCTACGCAGTACGCGCTGTTCAGCTCGCTGATGACGCTGCCGGGCCAGTTCCTGGGCGGGTTCTCCGGCGCGCTGGTCGACGGCATCGGCTACGCCGGCATGTTCCTGTGCTCGGCCGGCCTCGGCGTGCCGGCGGTGCTGCTGGCAGCGTGGTACTGGCGATTCGCGGTGCAGCGCAGAGTCGGGACGACCGATTTTAGAGCCGCCGATGTCACGGATTGA
- a CDS encoding DUF6763 family protein — MADWMRDLAVGQWYDMGQGPVEVIGIDVDSEVVLVQHFDGELEEFEFDAWMELRAQPIAPPEDWTGAMGCTREEVDDGVADVPRVGRWDDPLDRIDQDIH, encoded by the coding sequence ATGGCGGACTGGATGCGCGATCTCGCGGTAGGGCAGTGGTACGACATGGGTCAGGGACCCGTCGAGGTCATCGGTATCGACGTCGACAGTGAAGTCGTGCTGGTGCAGCACTTCGATGGCGAGCTCGAGGAGTTCGAGTTCGATGCCTGGATGGAGCTGCGCGCCCAGCCCATCGCGCCCCCCGAGGACTGGACCGGCGCCATGGGCTGCACCCGCGAGGAGGTCGACGACGGCGTCGCCGACGTTCCGCGGGTCGGCCGCTGGGACGATCCGCTCGACCGCATCGATCAGGACATCCACTGA